The window AGCGGGCACAGGCAGGGGTGTGCGCCTACTGTTTCTTAGGGCCCAAACCAGCCCCAGTTGAATGAAGGTTTATTTCATCCAGGTCAGGTTTTCCGGGTGGGTGGGGCAGCAGGACCTGAGGGTTATTAGTTCAGCTCTCCAAGAGGCGGGCACTTCAGCACTTTACATGTAGTTGCTCAGCTCACTTCGGAGCCAAGTCTATGCAGTAGGGGAAGAagctgaggctctgagaagttaCAGCTCCAAcaagggcagagctgggattccagTCCCACAGGCAGCCTGCCCGccaccctccccacacacaccggGTTGTGCCCAGCAGAGGGGAGTGCAGGCTTTGCTGGTAGGACTGTCTGCAGAGTGACCCTGGGGGTGGAGCAGCAAGAATCTCGTGTGGgtgttgagggcaggagagggactCTGCCCTTGTTGCTTTTGTGCACATCAGAAGGATCCTCCCACCCTGGCTGAGCCTCCCTGGTTCCCCCTCCACCCGCAGAGATGGTGGCCACTCAGCAGGAGATGAACGACGCCCAGCTGGTGCTCCAGCAACGCGACTACTGCGCCCACTACCTCATCCGGTTTCTCAAGTGCAAGCGCGACAGCTTCCCCAACTTCCTGGCCTGCAAGCACGAGCGGCACGACTGGGACTACTGCGAGCACCTCGAGTGAGCCCCAGCcagccccacacccccacccGGCGGGGCCCTGGGCCCACGACTCCGGAGGCAGAGGACCATGAGCTCACACTGAGTTTCTAGCCATGCCCCCCTTAGTAGAAAGAGGAGGCGGAGGGGGCTGTTGGGTGGGCGGGCCTGGAGGAGTGGCCCAGCCCGGTTCCAGGTGGGAGCCCAGTCCTTGCTCTTGGCTCAGTGGTGTCAAGGTGGGGGGTGAACCCCAGACCTAAACCGCAGGCACATGGGTCTTCCCTACTTGGGAGAGTACCCGCCCCCGGCCAGGCCCATCAGCTCCCGGACCACAGGACGGTTGTGTCCTGACATCCCTCCTTGTGCTGTGCCTGCAGCTATGTGAAGCGCATGAAGGAGTTTGAGCGCGAGCGGCGGCTGCTCCAGCGGAAGAAGAGACGCGAGCAGAGGGAGGCGGACATGGCCAAAGGCCTGGGGCCCGGCGAGGTGGCCCCCGAGGTGGCCCTGTAGCGAACCTGCCCACCACTCTGTGGACCAGTCAAGAAATAAAAGCCTCCAGGCCCCTCGGCCCAAGTTCCGCCTGCCTGTGGTGTGCTGGTCCCTGAACCAACCCCCCAAAGAAACACGGCCGAGTCCGAGTCCAGCCGGGCAGGCAGCTTTTATTCCAGACCCTGGAGAGCAGTGGTCCCCACTCTTCCTCCAGGAGTGGGGGGTGGGACGGGAGCCGGACCTGGCTGGGCCCAGGTGTGGGGAGCCGCTGTTCAGAGCAGGAAGGGGATAATGGGCATGCGCAGGGGCGGGTAGTCCCGGAACTCCTTCAGGTAGCTGCGGTGCTTGCCTTTAGCCCAGATGGTCATCTGGGTGAAGCCCACCAGGGAGAAGAGGGCCACTGTGGGGCGGAACCGGGAAGTCAGGAAGAGCGGGCTGCACACGGAAGGGACCAGGGGGACCCCAGAGAAGGACGGGGCCAGGGGCTCACCTGGGAGACACTGGGTCATGATGGCAAAGCCAATCCAGGACCCCACCTGTGGGCAGAACGGCCAGGTGAGGGCGGGCAAGGGTGTTCTGTTGAGGCCTCGCCCACCCTCGGGGCCACTGGGGATGGCAACCGACCTCCAGTGCTGGAGCAGCCAGCAGTGAAGTGGGGGCTGCACGGTGAAGCTGCCCAGCCTGACAGCCGCCCACCCTAGGCCCCAAAAGGCCACAGTCTCCCTCGCCAAATGTTAAAGTTCAAACTGCAAAAGCAGCTACAGAGCCAGGCAGCGTGCCCCCCACCAAAGCTAGCCCTCCCCAGGGGACCCCAAGCCCAGCACAGACCCTCACCTCATAGGTGTAGTTGGGGCAGGACACCAGCAGGAAGAGCCAGGTGAAGGGGTTCCTGGTGGGGTACGGGATCTTCCTGGTCTTAGACCCTGGGAAGACAAGGCAGGAGCAATGAGCCCCCGAGGGCCTGCTCCGGGGGCCACACCCCTGCCCGCGCCGGCCACTCACCAGCCGGCCGAAGGTCCCGCAGAGCCATGTGGATGGAGAAGTTGCCAAGCTGGCAGATCTGAGAGAGAGACCGGGTCAGCTCAGagcaccccccaccctgcccccctgccccgcGACTCCCCCCAACCCCGCTGTCCATCCTGGCCTACTTACCACAAAGATGGCGAGCGCCAGTTTAACCTGCTGAGCTCCGTACGCTGAAGAGGAAGCCGAGAGGAGAGGCCCGTGAGGGGAGAGCCtgggggggggtgtggggggggggcggtgttCACAGCGGGAGCAGGGTCCCCGGCCACTTACTGGGGGGTGTGTAGAGAGGGTGGTTGATGTAATAGGCCATCCACGCAGCGAAGCCCCAGTAGTAGGTGCAGTTCTGAAAAAGTGGGGCGGGATGGAGGCCCCGTGGAGGGCAGGACCCAGGCGAGGGGCACCAGGGAGGGCGGGGCGGAAGGGCCTGGGCCGATGTGCAGCTGGGGGCTCACCTTGAAGATGTTTCGCAAGGGCATGGTGCCGTGGGAGAAGCGGTGCACGAAGAGCGTCTCCAGCAGGCGCTTGATGTAGTGGAATGAGTGGCAGATGCAGGcgaggctgggggcggggagccAGCTCAGCGCAGGCGGGTCCGGcgggccccccaccccacacctcctCCCAGCCGGCCCCACTCACTGCACCACCGTGTGCCGACTGGACGTGAAGTCGTATTTGCGGCCGTAGATGAAGGGCACCCGGAAGTAGAAGAGCAGGTAGATAAAGAGGGGCCCGGCGTACTCTGTCAGGAAGACCTGGAGAGGGGAGGGCGAGTCACCCGCGGGGCACCGGGAGGCAAGACTGCAGGGGAGGAGGGCTCGGCACTCACCGTCACCCAGCTGATCTGGGCCCCCAGGTCCCGGAAGTAGAGTGTGGCCGTGGTGCCCACGGGCAGCTTCTGCAGGACATCCTCATCCTTCAGGGACTTGCCCTCTGAGGAGAGTTGGGCCAGAGCTCAGGGGCTGCTGGGCCTTCACCCACAGCCACCCTGGAGCCCGGGGGCAGCCCAGCAGACAGCTGTACTCACTGGGGTCCAGGCGGAGGGACTGGCGGGCGGGGTACCACTGTGGGTCTGTAGGGAGAGTGGGGTGTCATGGCacacagcctggtgggctcctctgGGCCCTGGTGTGGCTCCGGGACACGGACCGGAAGCGCAGGAATAGCGGGATGTTGTCCTTCCGGAAGCCCTGCAAGGGCGTTCCTGCGGGTGGCCACAGGGGGGCGGCGGCCCCAGGCCAGCCCCGAGAGGCTTGGGCCACACCAGGGGCATCTCTGCAGGGCCTtgagggagaggcaggcaggatgGGGTCCCACCTGGAGGCCCCTGCCCAGAGGGGTCACAGGGGGCCGTGTGTCTGGGCCCTGGACTTACGGGTCTTGGTGAAAAGGTTCTTGATCTCGGCAATGGTGGCTTGGGGCTCCACCTGGGGGAAGCACAGGCCGGAGACAAGTCAGCTGTGGCAGGGAGTTTGGAGGGCCAGGGGCCCAGGATCTCTCTTGGTGAGGTGGGATGGACTGGGGTCCTAGGCAACTGCTATGGGAGGGGGAGGGTTGGAGACCAGGCCCCCCAACCCATCCAGCGGACACCACAGCCATGGGCCGGAAGGCCATTTTAACCAGGCAGCCAGGATGCCTCTGGACCAGCCGGGGGATGGTGTGAGCATGGAAGCCAAGCCTGCTTTgcccctcctctccaccccacccacaGCTCCTCCCAGAGTGAAGGCCCTCAGTCTGTTCCAGCCCTCCCTGGGATGGGACCACCCCCCTCCCCTGGCCTGGCCTCAGAAAGGGGCAGGTCTCAGGaccccacctccttcccaggCCCCAGAGCCCTGCAGGGTCCACTGAAGCTGCACGGCCTCCTCATGCACCATGAGCTCCAGACCACACCCAGGGAACAGGGCGCTCCTGCCCCCAAGGGCCAGGCGGCAGGGGCAGGCCCAGGCACAGGGACACACCCGTCCTGCACACCCTgaagggcagggggtgggtgtCAGGACACAGATGGAGGGGCATATCCATCTCCCTGGGGGCCAAGAGCTCAGGAAAGGAGGGGTCCCAGGCCCAGCACCCTCGGGCCCACGAAGCTGGCGCCATGGCTGGTCCTACCTTGTCCAGGAAGCACAGCTTCTCCCGGGTCTTGGCGTCCAGAATCTCCACCTCAAAGAAGAGAACGGCCTTTTTAGGTTTCTTGGTCGCTTTGGGGGGCGCAGGCCGGGGGAGGCCGTTGAGGCCAAAGCCGGGGCTGAGGCCCTGGCTGCTGTCCCTGGCCGCCAGGCTCACGCTCAGGTCCATGCTGCCCCGCTCTGCCCGCAGCAGCCAGAGTCCCCAGCTGCCGGCCGTCAGCCCCCACCACAGACCTCCCCACGCGAGGCGCTCTGGGCCGGGCTAGCGCGATCAAATTCTGCCGCGGTGCTGGAAGGAAGCCCGTGCCTGCCCTGGCACTGCCAGCTTCTGTGCAGATGTAACCTGAGTGGCCCAGCAGCCACGGCCCAGCTAAATATAAAACTGCCCCACACGGAGTCCCCCAGGAGCCACGCCGCAGACCTCCTGGGGAGGAGGGACCTGGGAGCAGCCCCCCCCCCAGGCCTGGGGGGCTCCAACTGTAAGACTTCCCAGTGGACATGGACCCCCAACAGCACGGTGGGGAGATGCCCAGGATGGGCACCAAGGCGGGTCCCAGCCCAGTGCAGAGCAAGGGCCAGTCcaccaggaggagggggagaggtcAGCGggcagcccagggcccagcacagccCTCAGCGCTCCCTGGGCTTGGAGAAATCCCAGCTATTCTGAGAATCTGTGAGATAGATCATCCATTTCCCCTTCTGAGCTGCAAGGGACACTATGGATTAGTTTCCTCGTGCGTTCGTGTTCCCAGGGAAGGTGACAGATTCCAGGGTTCCCGGTGCAGAGAGCCTCGCTCTAAGTGTGGCAAGGGTCTGGAAATGCAGAAGCTTCCAGCAAGCACCCCCAGCCAATACTGAGACCTTGACCCCCACCTCCCTGGCCCCCCTCTCCACCTACTTCTCATTAGGTCCACCCAGGCCTCATTCAAAGccaccaccagggcagtccttcCACCACGCCAGCCCAACACGGCATCTTTGTCCAGGCTCTGAGCCCCCAGAGCCCAGAGCAGACATCCCAGGCACCCCCCAGTCTCTGAGCCCCAGGCAGGGGTGCATGGGGGCAatgctgggaggggcagggctccGAGGGGGTCTGACCCAGCCATCCTaagcaggcaggcaggagaaGGCATGCCAGCCAGCAGTGAAGGGTGCAAACTTGGGGGAGCTGGAGTGAGGCCTAGTGGCCCCAGCCCGTCATGAAAGGTCTGAGGGCCCCAGGGCAGGGCTTGGTGCGGATCTTCATCAGGCACCGGATGCGGCAGGCAGGACTGGGTCTGACCCCGTCAGCCCTTCCCACCTGGTAGGCCCTCGTCGGAGGCAGCATGGAGAAAAGGAGTAGGACGTGGAACCCAGGGCAGGGCCCTGGACGAGGCTCTCTGAGGGCACACTCACCCACCCAGAGACCCCCACCCAGGGAAAGGGTTTCTCTCTGACACCCCCCACTGCCAGTAGGAGAGGCAGGGGGCACAGCAGGCGGCACACAGGGCTGATCCCAGGCTTCTCTCTCGGTCCCAGCCTGGGGGCTGGTAGGAAGGTGTGTGCCTTGAGGGGCTGGCGTGGTGCCTGACAGACCAGACATACCCCAGAACCTCAGGACGTGAGGAGACCCCGAGGGCCTGCAAAGAGGGAAAGGGGATGGGCCTGGGTTCAGGTCCCAGCTCCCCGTGCCAGCCAGGGGTGGCTGTAGGCCTGTGAGCCATCCATGCTCCACCTGTCCCTCGTCACGGAGCCAGGGCAGGAGAGTCCAGATCAGAGCCCAAGAAGTGCTGGCCAACATTCTTGTTACCATGCTAGAGCAGGAGCCTGCCATCACCTGGGGCACATTACTGAATGCCTTGGAGTCACACAGATGACACAATCAGACAGAAGGgccaggaggagggggctggtTGTGCCCCCCAAGCATCTAGCCCCACCCAGGGGACTCCCGGCAAAGGGGAGGGGCACAGGCGAAATGTGCCAGAAAGGGCACTGACAGCAGGTCCCCGGGCGGGCAGAGGGCCCGCAGCCCCGGGGCTGCAGGCATATTAATAGTTGCCGGGTCCCCGGCGGGCAACACCCACATGTCTTCGGGACCCGTGTGGTCTGCAGGACGGCTGCACCACGTCTCCTGGGAGAGCAGGCCTCCAAGTTCCTGCTGAACCACTCAACAGCTTAAAATACAACCAGCCCCTCTCCCGGCCGGCCAGCTGCTGGGGGAGGGCTGAAATCCTACCCTCTCCCCAAACCCGGGCACCAGACCAGGACCCAGGAGGAGACAGTGGGCTGTAGAAGCCCCAACTGGCTGCTGGGAAAGGAAGCAGGGCAGCAGGAGGGGGCAGCGGGGACAGGGGCCACCCCTCCCAGCGGCCGCCGCTGCAGCTGCCGCCACCACTGCCACCGCAGCGACCGCACCCGGGCTGCAAGGAGCAGCGGCGCCCTCGCGGAGGTAAGCCCGCCCGGGacggggggtggcgggggggcaGCAAGCAAGGCCCCCGGcctgctggggagggggtggccccAGCTCAGGGCCACTGTGGCTGGTTGTGTCCTCCTTTCTCATGTCCTGTCCCCAAACCTCCACCCCAGAGAGGTCTGCAAGGCTCTGGGAGGGTGGGCGGGGGCTGGAGGGGTGGGTACCTATTTTGCAACTGTCTGTGCCTCTGCAATTACTTCAAGATaggtaaatttttaaagtttaaaagccAGGTaggagaatacacacacacacacatgcacacacacgtatgcCAGGTAgaatacagacacatacacacacgcatgcgcacacacacacgcacacacacgtgtgccaggtagaatacacacacacacacgccaggTGAAAAAAGCCAGATACAAAGGGGTCGCCTGTCCtgggaaatgtccagaacaggtaaACGGAAGCAGACACACAACAGAacggtgggagggggaggggaacgTCAGCTGATGGGGACCTGTCTCTTTCTCGGGTGACGAGAAAGCTGTGGAATGAGACAGAGGCTGcccaacactgtgaatgtactgaaTGCTGCCAAACCACTTACTTTTTAATGGTTTACTGCATATTATGCGAAATTCACCTCAATAAAGtagggtttttttggggggtgggtgtATAAACCAGTTCTAATtacccagaaaaagaaaaggtaagagACAAGGAGCAGCAAAGGCTCCCCACGACCCCGCCTCACCCAGACTGAGGGCCTAAATGTGGTGAACCCCACCATGCACTTCCAATCTTCAGCCCCTGAGTTACCCCCCActgcacccctccccaccctctgctctGTGCCAAGCACGCACTCACCCCCATGCTTGTCACATACACACCCCAGTGCCCGGGCCTGAAGCCAGCCTGGGTGGGGGCCCAGGACTGGGGTGAGGTGACCCGGGCGGCTGCCGAGCAGAGATCCTGAGCACGGAAGAGAAGGCTGCAGGCTCAGGACGTTCCCCGCCAAGGGAGAAGGCAGGCTAGGGACAGGGAGGAGTGAGTGGCAGAAGTTCCTGAAGGGGTGGCGTCTCCTTCTGTCCCCATGGAGGGAAGGGACTGGGGGGACGTGGAGCAGGGCAAGAGCTTGGAGGATGAATGAAACAAAGCCCATCAGGCTGACCTGAAGTCTGGGCACTGGTGAGGCGGAGGGTGTGGCCCCAAAGCCTCGGGCACCATGGCCAGGCAGAGGACAAGGGCAGGGCAGGAGTCTGGCCTGGGGCACAGGGGACAGCTCAGCGATGGCGTCACCCAGCCCAGGAGGATTTCTCACTCGGAGGCCCCAGGCTCTGGGCTCCAGCCAACAGCAACTCATGGGAGCACAAGGTCAGGGCTGGTGGGAGGGCAGGGTCGGACAAGGGGCAGGGTGCTGCCCACCctgcaggaggggtggggggggcaggcTGCAGACTTGCCCCACCCCAGGGGAGTACCCAGAGACACTGCCAGGCAGTGGGGCCCGCCATTTTCCCCGCCTTCGTGGAAATGGGCAGATGCCGCTGATCAAGGCTCCATTGTAGAAAGGGGCACCCACTCCTTGAGCACCTGTTTCAAGCTAGCTCGAGGACCATAGCCTCAGGGAGGCAAGGCTCCCGGGGTGATCCCCACGTGGCAGATGAGGGAACCGGGCTTGAGAGCAGGACAGACtcggggcctttgcacatgcagcTCTCAGTACCAGCGCTGCTCTCCCCCAGACCCCACAGGGCTCTCCGTCGCCACCTCAGCAAGGTCCCTCCTGACCATCACCTTAAAATAGCAACGCAGACATTTACCGTCTGCCTCCCACTGGATGGTCAGCTCCAGGGGGCGGAGACTGTCCTGTCCTCGGCCCTTCCCTGGCACCTAGAACACAGCCCGGGAAGAGCCGTGCTCCAGAAACACCTGCGGGAGGCCCCCTGCCCAAGGCCACGGAGCTGGGGCATAAAGCCCCTTCCCCACCAGCCTCTGAGCCAAGGCCTTTCCCTCACCCCTCCGTCACCatactggggggcgggggggcctgCCCACCACGCCAGACCCCAGAGCAGGAGCTGCTGCGGGGAGCTTTCCCCAGCCTCGTTCCAAGGAGGCCTCTGTGAGGCCTGCAGGCCACGGCCCAGCTCCGGCAACCCTGCGGGGCCCAGCATTCTGGCCGCCAGAccctcctcccaggccctggggcaCCACTGACTGAAGCAAAGGGTCAGCAATGAGCCTGCTTTGGCTCCAAGGGAACCCTCTATTTTTCTTCACCAGCACCCCCAACACAGAAGGGGTTCCCCGCTGACAGGCTCCACACACCCTGCCTGCAGGCAGCACCACAGGCCCAGCAGCCCCTGACAAGGAGGCGCTGAGGTCAAAAAGACTCACCTATTTTCGGGCTGTGTGGCGCTGGGCAAGTTacccaacctctctgagcctccattttctcagCTACCAAGTGGGCCGCCCTCACCTGCTATCTCACAGGATTACTTTAAGACTTACAGATAATCAGCACCACCATTCTAGTCTGTATGTGCTTGTGGGGGGGGCGGTGAGGGGGGGGGGGGACGGACAACAGTGGCAAAGTTTATAACAAGAGATAAGGGGAAAACAGAGAACCGGGGATCAGGAGTGGGGAGGACAGCCATTTTAGACAGAgcggtcagggaaggcctccctgAGAAAGCACACAAACATGTCCGGTCTAGAATAACTCTCACAGAAAAGTAAATGTTATCAGACCGATACTACCAAAATACAAGTGGCAGACACACGAGGTGCCAGGTCTCTTTCCTGCAAAACCTGACGATGACCCTGAAGGGGCCCGACCACACCAAGGTCAGAGGGGTGGTGCGAGGAGCTGGTGACATTGAGCCCGAACCTAACAATAGCAAGACACGTGCTGATGGCGGAGGCGGGGCGGCACCAAGCGTCCCTGCTCTAGCTCAGCACCAGCGCTCGAGTCAGCAGCCGCGGACGCTGCCGCGCTCTCCACTGCCCCCTTGCGGCCACGGCCCGAAGGGTGCGCACAGCGGCCGGCGCTCCAGGTGAATGACCAGCGTACCTCCGTCCACGGCAGGATGAGATCAGGAGAATGTGCACTAACTGTTCCACTCACCAGCCAGGCGGCCTTGGGGAGCCACTATCTCACGCTCATTCCTTCATTTGCGTATTCTTTCCCGCCTCCCCACTTCCCGCGGGCACTGCCATGACCTGCATGCGTTCTGGCgagggcaggggacagggagACAGATGGTCAATAGTGGCATGTTTTAAACCAAGAGTtgtggagaaaaacagaaaggaggCGGGGTGAGGGAGTCAGGAGCGGGGAGGATGGCCACTTCAGAGTTGTCAGGAGGCCGGCCAGTGGAAGTGGGAACACACCATGCACATGGCCACGTAGACAAGCGTTCCAGGCAGCGGgagcagcaagtgcaaaggccctgagactgCACCAGCATGTTTAACTCATTGCTGACCGAGGGGGTTTTGCAGAAACTAACGCCTGTGGCTGGTGACCTGTTATGTAAGTGATACTCATCTGTGTCTGATCAATAACAGGCAACAAAAGCCGTATTAATATGTCCCTGACCAATATAATGCAAGCAGCAGACCCGGTGTGGCGGAAGCAGTGTGTGGAGGGGGAGAGCAGGAAGGCACAAATGGGGAGTGAGGGGGCTGATCACAGCGGGGGAGGGAAGGCGCAGGCACTGTGTGCCACAGGAGGGACTCTGGCTATTACTGATGCAGGTGGGAGCCACGGAGGGTTCTTGAGCAGGGGAGGGGTGTGACCTGATTCAGTTGTTCAGAGGCACCCCCTGCAAAGTGAAAGACCAGGGCAGAGGCACCagtgggggcaggagcagggaggtgacCATGGAGGGAGTAAGAAGTGGACAGACTGCGAAGACGGAAGTGACCAGATGTGCTGAGGGTCTGGATGTGGAGGTGAGAAGGGAGGGACTCTGAGGTTCTGACCTGGGCCTCAGAAGGGAGAAGCACCAAGCAGGAGGGTGGCAGGAAGGGGAGGCACCACCTAAGCCCGGGCTGGACGAGTCTGCAACTGCTGCTTTACCCCGTGGGAGCTGCCACACAGGGCCCAGGCGCCAGTTCCCAGGAGGGCTCCCGAGCCAGAAGCCAGACCCCACTCCAGCTTCCATTTCCCCATTTTCACTCACACAGCCGGGCCCAGTGTCCCTCTGGCCCCTCCTGGATGTAAACAAGACCCAGGGGCCCCAGGGCAGTCTACATCCCAGGCCCAGGCCTGAGAGTCAGCGTGGACTCCAGGTCACCTTTATCACCACCCAGTTCTGTGTGTCCTACAAGGGAACCCTCCCAACAGGAGAGGGTAAGAACTGCAGCTGTTACCCAGACACCTCTCCTCACCCCCCTTTATAGTCCCCAAGGCGGCCGAGGGAGCAGGCGCCATTAACTCCATCTCACAGATGGGGAAGCCGAGTTCCGAGGGGTGCTCCCAGCTCATGCAGCAGTAAACTGACCCCAGACTGCCCACCACACAGACTTCTAGAGCTGTGCCCCCAGCAGGCACATGCCCTGGGGAGACCCCCAGGCAGCAATGGCACAGGCCCCCTGTCTAGAGCAGGCTCTCGGGGACCCCACAGGGGCTGCCTGCCAGAGAAGGGCCCTTCGACCAGGCTGCCTTGTGCTGGGCAGCCTGGCACATCGCAGCCGGTGCCAGTGCCTGCACCAGGCAGGACTGTCGGGGTTGGCGGTGGAGGGCTCCTGAGGCTGGGGTGCAAGAGGCCTGTGGTGGGCGCAAGCCCTGCTCAGTGCAACCTCAACTCCGGATAAAGGGGCAGAGGGCCCCATGGGTCCCTCAGCCACTGACCTGGGCTCTCCCGGCCCCTACAGGCCCCACACAGGGCACAAGGGCAGCCACACTCACAGGATGGATGGAGGCCTGGCCCTGAGCAGTGCGGGCCCAACCAGCTCACCCCATTCACTAATGCAGAGTCTTCAGCACGTTCACCTAGACTCGGCAGCTCAGCGCTTTCGGCTCCCTCTCCCTTCCACTTTCCAGAAATGTCGAAGTCACACTACTCCTGCCAGGGCAGCTGAGAAAACCTTGGGCTCAGCTGCCAGGAAGCCAGCACAGGCCGCACCTGCTGGGCCAGAAATACCTCCTTCCCCGGTGGCTTCAGCTCTTGACCCCATTTCTCCAAGGTGCCTGGGGGCACTGCACAGCCTCCCTGAAGTGCTGCAGTGGGGAGGCGGGGAATGTCACCCAGGGTAGGAAAGGCAGAGACTGACCACCCACTCCTAGGGCCTCAAGCGGCCAGATGTCCCACCCCTGCTGGCCAGACGATTAATGGCAGGGTCTGAATGCCAATGTCCCTGGGCTCTGGGATCCAAGGCCAGAAGCTGGTGGAGCCCCCCCACAGGCCAGTAGTAGCCAGCCTTGCAGGGCATTCTCTGGGCACCCAGGTGCCCTGGCTGGTTGCTATGACCACGGAAGGCCCAAGATGAAGGAGCTGGAGCAACACAGCAAGACTCTGGGTCTGGGGCCCAAGAGGGCCACCACACTCTTTGACCAGCAGCCCACTGGTTCCCATGGCTCAGACCCCTCCCTGGGCAGTTACAGGCCTCCGGGGCCTCCAGAGGGCGCTGTCCTGGACACAGCTGCACCGTGAAGGCCCATTTCATTGGCAGTGCCGCCTCTAGTATGGTTTATCAAATGCATGCTTACCTTGTGCTGAGATCTTTACCTGCACAGTCACCTGGGCCTGTACACTAAAG is drawn from Bos mutus isolate GX-2022 chromosome 7, NWIPB_WYAK_1.1, whole genome shotgun sequence and contains these coding sequences:
- the NDUFB7 gene encoding NADH dehydrogenase [ubiquinone] 1 beta subcomplex subunit 7, which produces MGAHLARRYLGDASVEPDPLRMPTFPPDYGFPERKEREMVATQQEMNDAQLVLQQRDYCAHYLIRFLKCKRDSFPNFLACKHERHDWDYCEHLDYVKRMKEFERERRLLQRKKRREQREADMAKGLGPGEVAPEVAL
- the TECR gene encoding very-long-chain enoyl-CoA reductase isoform X2; the protein is MKHYEVEILDAKTREKLCFLDKVEPQATIAEIKNLFTKTHPQWYPARQSLRLDPKGKSLKDEDVLQKLPVGTTATLYFRDLGAQISWVTVFLTEYAGPLFIYLLFYFRVPFIYGRKYDFTSSRHTVVHLACICHSFHYIKRLLETLFVHRFSHGTMPLRNIFKNCTYYWGFAAWMAYYINHPLYTPPTYGAQQVKLALAIFVICQLGNFSIHMALRDLRPAGSKTRKIPYPTRNPFTWLFLLVSCPNYTYEVGSWIGFAIMTQCLPVALFSLVGFTQMTIWAKGKHRSYLKEFRDYPPLRMPIIPFLL
- the TECR gene encoding very-long-chain enoyl-CoA reductase isoform X1 — encoded protein: MDLSVSLAARDSSQGLSPGFGLNGLPRPAPPKATKKPKKAVLFFEVEILDAKTREKLCFLDKVEPQATIAEIKNLFTKTHPQWYPARQSLRLDPKGKSLKDEDVLQKLPVGTTATLYFRDLGAQISWVTVFLTEYAGPLFIYLLFYFRVPFIYGRKYDFTSSRHTVVHLACICHSFHYIKRLLETLFVHRFSHGTMPLRNIFKNCTYYWGFAAWMAYYINHPLYTPPTYGAQQVKLALAIFVICQLGNFSIHMALRDLRPAGSKTRKIPYPTRNPFTWLFLLVSCPNYTYEVGSWIGFAIMTQCLPVALFSLVGFTQMTIWAKGKHRSYLKEFRDYPPLRMPIIPFLL